The following coding sequences lie in one Streptomyces venezuelae genomic window:
- a CDS encoding ABC transporter ATP-binding protein, with protein MTSPGTPTGLRADRVSREAGGRLIVDGVSLAPPTGATVGLLGPNGSGKSTLLRLLAGVLAPASGVVTLDGRTLPDTGRRAVARRIAVVEQHATTTAELTVRDVVRLGRIPHRRAWSTPTPHDERAVREALERTGLTERAAQAWHTLSGGERQRVQIARALAQEPRELLLDEPTNHLDIQHQLDLLSLVAELPVTSVIALHDLNLASMFCDHLLILKEGTAYASGTPAEVITEKLIAEVYGVRAVVTPDGGRPSVRFVRP; from the coding sequence ATGACCTCTCCGGGCACCCCCACGGGCCTGCGAGCGGACCGCGTCAGCAGGGAGGCGGGCGGCAGGCTGATCGTCGACGGGGTGAGCCTCGCCCCACCCACCGGCGCCACGGTCGGACTCCTCGGCCCCAACGGCTCCGGCAAGTCCACCCTGCTGCGCCTGCTCGCGGGCGTCCTGGCACCGGCGTCCGGGGTGGTCACCCTGGACGGCCGCACCCTGCCGGACACGGGCCGCCGCGCGGTGGCCCGCCGGATCGCCGTGGTCGAGCAGCACGCGACGACGACGGCCGAGCTGACCGTGAGGGACGTCGTACGCTTGGGCCGCATCCCGCACCGCCGCGCCTGGTCGACCCCCACGCCCCACGACGAACGTGCCGTGCGCGAGGCCCTCGAACGCACCGGACTCACCGAACGCGCCGCCCAGGCCTGGCACACGCTCTCCGGCGGCGAACGCCAGCGCGTCCAGATAGCCCGCGCCCTGGCCCAGGAGCCCCGCGAACTCCTCCTCGACGAACCGACCAACCACCTGGACATCCAGCACCAGCTGGACCTGCTGTCCCTGGTCGCCGAACTCCCCGTCACGAGCGTGATCGCCCTGCACGACCTGAACCTGGCGTCGATGTTCTGCGACCACCTGCTGATCCTCAAGGAGGGCACGGCGTACGCGTCGGGCACACCGGCGGAGGTCATCACGGAAAAACTGATCGCGGAGGTGTACGGGGTGCGGGCGGTGGTGACGCCGGACGGCGGACGTCCGTCGGTACGGTTCGTACGCCCGTAA
- a CDS encoding regulator, with protein MTERPPQRTPNRQLAALISEAGFSNAGLARRVDQLGLEHGLDLRYDKTSVTRWLRGQQPRGTTPALIAEVFTRRLGRRLSAQDLGLDACAPVYAGLEFAATPEEAVDIVGGLWRKDSVSHAELRKIAFTPAGLVVPSRDWLIGRADERVGRGDVDPHPARVPAQGRPAVPRQRQGPERGPGLRVSNGDIAALRSVGELFRALDHAYGGGHARQALVRYLEHEAEPMLRGVYGEQAGRRLFAAAADLTRLAGWTSYDIAAHGLAQRYYVQALRLAQAAGDRAYGSYILVTMSRQAVYLGHGREAVQLARVAQQGVGSAAPHVVQSLLYAAEARGHGVLGEVRACTAALVRAERSLEAARPGDDVPHWARFFDEAQLADEFGHSYRDLQQYRAAAQHAERSLQLRAPAFARSRLFCRVVLATARLGLGELETACQLGSEAAQAAGEMRSARAYEYVREFERRLEPYRDAAPVRGYRDRVAALG; from the coding sequence ATGACGGAACGACCCCCGCAGCGCACCCCGAACCGCCAGCTAGCCGCGCTCATCTCGGAAGCCGGGTTCTCCAATGCGGGCCTCGCCCGCCGGGTCGACCAGCTGGGCCTCGAGCACGGCCTGGACCTGCGTTACGACAAGACGTCCGTGACCCGCTGGCTCCGCGGCCAGCAGCCCAGAGGCACGACACCCGCGCTGATCGCCGAGGTCTTCACCAGAAGGCTCGGGCGGCGCCTCTCCGCCCAGGATCTCGGGCTCGACGCGTGCGCTCCGGTGTACGCCGGGCTTGAGTTCGCGGCCACCCCCGAGGAGGCCGTCGACATCGTCGGCGGACTGTGGCGCAAGGACTCGGTGAGCCACGCGGAGCTCCGGAAGATCGCGTTCACCCCGGCCGGACTCGTGGTGCCGAGCCGCGACTGGCTCATCGGCCGCGCCGACGAACGCGTCGGCCGCGGGGACGTCGACCCGCACCCGGCCCGCGTCCCCGCCCAGGGCCGCCCCGCCGTGCCCCGGCAGCGGCAGGGCCCCGAACGCGGCCCCGGCCTGCGGGTCAGCAACGGGGACATCGCGGCGCTGCGCTCCGTGGGCGAGCTGTTCCGCGCCCTCGACCACGCGTACGGCGGCGGGCACGCCCGCCAGGCCCTCGTCCGCTATCTGGAGCACGAGGCGGAGCCGATGCTCCGCGGTGTCTACGGCGAGCAGGCCGGGCGCAGACTCTTCGCGGCGGCCGCCGATCTGACCCGCCTCGCCGGTTGGACGTCGTACGACATCGCGGCCCATGGCCTCGCCCAGCGGTACTACGTCCAGGCGCTGCGCCTCGCCCAGGCGGCGGGCGACCGGGCGTACGGCTCGTACATCCTGGTCACGATGAGCCGCCAGGCCGTCTACCTCGGCCACGGACGCGAGGCCGTGCAGCTCGCGCGGGTCGCCCAGCAGGGCGTCGGCTCCGCGGCGCCGCACGTCGTGCAGTCGCTGCTGTACGCCGCGGAGGCGCGGGGCCACGGTGTGCTCGGCGAGGTGCGGGCCTGCACGGCGGCGCTCGTACGGGCCGAGCGGTCCCTGGAGGCGGCGCGGCCCGGCGACGACGTGCCGCACTGGGCGCGATTCTTCGACGAGGCCCAGCTGGCGGACGAGTTCGGGCACAGCTACCGCGACCTGCAGCAGTACCGCGCCGCGGCCCAGCACGCCGAGCGCTCGCTCCAGCTGCGCGCCCCCGCCTTCGCGCGCAGCAGGCTGTTCTGCCGGGTGGTGCTCGCCACCGCGCGGCTCGGCCTCGGCGAGCTGGAGACGGCGTGCCAGCTGGGCTCGGAGGCCGCGCAGGCGGCGGGTGAGATGCGGTCCGCGCGGGCGTACGAATACGTGCGCGAGTTCGAGCGGCGCCTGGAGCCCTACCGGGACGCGGCGCCCGTGCGCGGGTACCGCGACAGGGTCGCGGCGCTCGGCTGA
- a CDS encoding NAD(P)/FAD-dependent oxidoreductase, translating into MPEHAHHADVVIVGAGAAGLSAAHRLTSAGVSAVVLEAAPCVGGRMSTEKIDGFRLDRIGQLLTTSYPELRRTPGLGSLVLRPFAPGILVHSEGRHHRAAERLPARSARGALTTARALASAPLAPLAARAPARTASGTPPRSAPLGTPLDQARLGSALARIAATPVDRLLGRPELPAADALSARGLPARTIEGFLRPLLSALLCDPGLTTSSRCADLALHAFARGRLCLPEGGAEALPEHLAAALPPGVVRTGVRVTSVSTSSVGTAEHGTFTCRAVLLATDARAAAELLPGLRVPPFHEVTVVHHTAPEPPLDGPALLLDADRAGPVAHTAVISQVDPSRAPADRVLVSSTVLGPPPEESAVRAHLAALYGTPTDRWERLAVHHTREAVPAMPPPHDIRRPVRLLSGLYVCGDHRDTSTVQGALHSGRRAAHAVLTDFGITPSYAQETLPTAA; encoded by the coding sequence GTGCCAGAGCATGCGCACCATGCGGATGTCGTCATCGTGGGAGCCGGGGCCGCGGGCCTCTCGGCAGCGCACCGGCTGACCAGCGCCGGTGTGTCGGCCGTCGTCCTGGAGGCCGCCCCGTGCGTCGGCGGCCGGATGTCGACCGAGAAGATCGACGGGTTCCGGCTCGACAGAATCGGCCAACTCCTCACCACCTCGTATCCGGAACTGCGCCGGACCCCCGGGCTCGGCTCGCTCGTGCTGCGGCCCTTCGCGCCCGGCATCCTCGTGCACAGCGAAGGACGCCACCACCGGGCGGCCGAGCGCCTGCCCGCACGGAGCGCGAGGGGCGCACTCACCACAGCGCGCGCCCTGGCGAGCGCCCCCCTCGCGCCGCTGGCCGCGCGGGCTCCCGCGCGCACCGCCTCCGGCACGCCCCCGCGCTCCGCCCCGCTCGGCACCCCGCTCGACCAGGCACGGCTCGGCTCGGCCCTCGCCCGGATCGCCGCGACCCCCGTCGATCGCCTCCTCGGCCGCCCCGAACTCCCCGCGGCCGACGCGCTCTCCGCCCGCGGACTGCCCGCCCGCACCATCGAGGGCTTCCTGCGCCCGCTGCTCTCCGCGCTGCTCTGCGACCCCGGCCTGACCACGTCGAGCCGGTGCGCGGACCTCGCCCTGCACGCCTTCGCGCGCGGCCGCCTCTGCCTGCCCGAGGGTGGCGCCGAGGCCCTGCCCGAACACCTCGCGGCCGCCCTGCCGCCCGGCGTGGTCCGCACCGGCGTCCGCGTCACCTCGGTCTCCACCAGCTCCGTCGGCACCGCCGAGCACGGCACGTTCACCTGCCGCGCCGTCCTCCTCGCCACCGACGCGCGCGCCGCCGCCGAACTCCTGCCCGGCCTGCGCGTACCGCCGTTCCACGAGGTGACGGTCGTCCACCACACCGCACCCGAACCACCGCTTGACGGGCCCGCGCTGCTCCTGGACGCGGACCGCGCGGGCCCGGTCGCGCACACCGCGGTCATCAGCCAGGTCGACCCGTCGCGCGCGCCCGCCGACCGCGTCCTGGTCTCCTCGACGGTCCTCGGCCCGCCCCCGGAGGAGTCCGCCGTCCGCGCGCACCTCGCCGCGCTGTACGGCACACCGACCGACCGCTGGGAACGCCTCGCCGTCCACCACACCCGGGAGGCCGTGCCCGCGATGCCGCCGCCGCACGACATCCGGCGGCCCGTGCGACTGCTCTCCGGGCTCTACGTCTGCGGTGACCACCGCGACACCAGCACGGTGCAGGGCGCCCTGCACTCGGGGCGGCGCGCGGCCCACGCCGTCCTCACGGACTTCGGCATCACGCCGTCGTACGCCCAGGAGACACTGCCCACCGCGGCCTGA
- the lipB gene encoding lipoyl(octanoyl) transferase LipB: MSEFRFVRLGFGPDAVEYQEAWDEQRRVHAARFADEVPDTCLLLEHPPVYTAGRRTADSERPLDGTPVIDVDRGGKITWHGPGQLVGYPIQKLPRPVDVVAHVRRLEEALIRTCAEFGLETTRVEGRSGVWVLGDPVEQRPALGGLSLDFDPRLQDDEFDARFNGPEYAPSNAGQRREDRKIAAIGIRVAKGVTMHGFALNVNPDNTWFDRIIPCGIRDAGVTSLSYELDREITIADVLPVAERHLRDVLENAELKPREVERAVEPTAAPTAEPASA, translated from the coding sequence GTGAGTGAGTTTCGGTTCGTCCGGCTGGGCTTCGGCCCGGACGCCGTGGAGTACCAGGAGGCGTGGGACGAGCAGCGCCGCGTGCACGCCGCCCGCTTCGCCGACGAGGTCCCCGACACCTGTCTCCTCCTGGAGCACCCGCCGGTCTACACCGCGGGCCGCCGCACCGCGGACAGCGAGCGCCCGCTCGACGGCACCCCCGTCATCGACGTGGACCGCGGCGGAAAGATCACCTGGCACGGCCCGGGCCAGCTCGTGGGCTACCCGATCCAGAAGCTGCCGCGGCCGGTGGACGTCGTGGCGCACGTGCGCCGCCTGGAAGAGGCCCTCATCCGCACCTGCGCGGAGTTCGGCCTGGAGACCACGCGCGTCGAGGGCCGCAGCGGCGTCTGGGTCCTCGGCGACCCGGTGGAGCAGCGCCCCGCGCTCGGCGGCCTCTCCCTCGACTTCGACCCGCGGCTGCAGGACGACGAATTCGACGCACGGTTCAACGGTCCCGAGTACGCCCCGTCGAACGCGGGCCAGCGCCGTGAGGACCGCAAGATCGCCGCGATCGGCATCCGTGTCGCCAAGGGCGTGACGATGCACGGCTTCGCCCTGAACGTGAACCCGGACAACACCTGGTTCGACCGGATCATCCCGTGCGGCATCCGCGACGCGGGCGTGACGTCCCTCTCGTACGAGCTGGACCGCGAGATCACCATCGCCGATGTGCTGCCCGTCGCGGAGCGGCATCTGCGCGACGTACTGGAGAACGCGGAACTGAAGCCGCGCGAGGTGGAGCGCGCGGTGGAACCCACCGCGGCGCCCACCGCGGAGCCCGCCTCCGCATAG
- a CDS encoding lipoyl synthase, with protein sequence MSAVAPDGRKMLRLEVRNAQTPIERKPEWIKTRAKMGPEYNALQKLVKTEGLHTVCQEAGCPNIYECWEDREATFLIGGDQCTRRCDFCQIDTGKPQALDRDEPRRVGESVVTMDLNYATITGVARDDLEDGGAWLYAETVRQIHAMTAERAEGYTKVELLIPDFNADPDQLAEVFSSRPEVLGHNVETVPRIFKRIRPGFRYERSLEVITKAREAGLVTKSNLILGMGETREEVSEALRQLHEAGTELVTITQYLRPTPRHHPVERWVKPAEFVELKDEAEQIGFSGVMSGPLVRSSYRAGRLYQMAIEKRGAYVASQAV encoded by the coding sequence GTGTCCGCAGTCGCACCCGACGGACGCAAGATGCTGCGCCTGGAGGTCCGGAACGCCCAGACCCCCATCGAGCGCAAGCCCGAGTGGATCAAGACCCGGGCGAAAATGGGCCCCGAGTACAACGCCCTGCAGAAGCTCGTGAAGACCGAGGGCCTGCACACGGTCTGCCAGGAGGCAGGCTGTCCGAACATCTACGAGTGCTGGGAAGACCGCGAGGCCACGTTCCTCATCGGCGGCGACCAGTGCACCCGGCGCTGTGACTTCTGCCAGATCGACACCGGCAAGCCGCAGGCCCTCGACCGCGACGAGCCGCGCCGCGTCGGCGAGTCCGTCGTCACCATGGACCTGAACTACGCCACGATCACCGGCGTCGCCCGCGACGACCTGGAGGACGGCGGCGCCTGGCTCTACGCGGAGACGGTCCGCCAGATCCACGCGATGACGGCCGAGCGCGCCGAGGGCTACACCAAGGTCGAGCTGCTCATCCCGGACTTCAACGCCGACCCCGACCAGCTGGCCGAGGTCTTCTCGTCCCGGCCCGAGGTCCTCGGGCACAACGTCGAGACGGTGCCGCGCATCTTCAAGCGGATCCGCCCCGGCTTCCGGTACGAGCGCTCCCTCGAGGTCATCACGAAGGCCCGTGAGGCCGGCCTGGTCACCAAGTCCAACCTGATCCTCGGCATGGGCGAGACCCGCGAAGAGGTCAGCGAGGCGCTGCGCCAGCTGCACGAGGCGGGCACGGAGCTCGTCACGATCACCCAGTACCTGCGCCCCACCCCGCGGCACCACCCCGTCGAGCGCTGGGTGAAGCCCGCCGAGTTCGTGGAGCTGAAGGACGAGGCCGAGCAGATCGGTTTCTCGGGTGTCATGTCGGGCCCGCTGGTCCGCTCCTCGTACCGCGCGGGACGCCTGTACCAGATGGCGATCGAGAAGCGCGGTGCGTACGTGGCGTCGCAGGCGGTGTGA
- a CDS encoding Lrp/AsnC family transcriptional regulator, translating to MDAMDRKILTELQLDGRLTVTELAARVKLSVSPCHRRLRDLERAGAIRGYRAVVDPAAVGLDFEALVFATLRWEDRDTVETFEAAVAAVPHVTQAQRLFGEPDYLLRVATADLATYQQLYDQQLAKLPGVQRLTSTLVMKNVVHDRPLPEQPTPTPTREGRGMRT from the coding sequence ATGGATGCCATGGACAGGAAAATTCTTACCGAGCTTCAGCTGGACGGCCGCCTCACGGTGACGGAACTGGCGGCGCGCGTGAAGCTCAGCGTCTCGCCCTGCCACCGCCGTCTCCGCGACCTGGAACGCGCGGGCGCGATCCGCGGCTACCGAGCGGTGGTGGACCCCGCGGCCGTGGGCCTGGACTTCGAGGCCCTCGTCTTCGCCACGCTGCGCTGGGAGGACAGGGACACGGTCGAAACGTTCGAGGCGGCGGTGGCGGCGGTCCCGCACGTCACCCAGGCCCAACGCCTGTTCGGCGAACCGGACTACCTCCTACGTGTAGCCACAGCCGACCTCGCCACCTACCAACAACTCTACGACCAGCAACTGGCCAAACTCCCCGGCGTCCAACGCCTGACCTCGACCCTGGTCATGAAGAACGTGGTCCACGACCGCCCCCTCCCCGAACAGCCGACCCCGACGCCGACGAGGGAGGGTCGCGGCATGCGTACATGA
- a CDS encoding RDD family protein — protein sequence MDKRQAIGSWLSGPRAAAEDAGVDFGYRGQQLGLPEEGPGSIARPGRRMGGIAVDWGLCMVIAYGLFAGGDQQAMGNWALGIFFVMSVLTVGTVGCTPGKALFRLRVISESGGRLAPGWVLVRSVLLCLVIPALIWDRDGRGLHDRLSRSVQVRV from the coding sequence GTGGACAAGAGGCAAGCAATCGGATCGTGGCTGTCCGGCCCTCGCGCCGCCGCCGAGGACGCCGGAGTCGACTTCGGATACCGGGGCCAGCAGCTCGGCCTGCCCGAGGAGGGGCCGGGGTCGATCGCGCGCCCAGGGCGCCGGATGGGCGGCATCGCCGTGGACTGGGGCCTGTGCATGGTGATCGCATACGGTCTGTTCGCGGGCGGTGACCAGCAGGCCATGGGCAACTGGGCCCTCGGGATCTTCTTCGTCATGAGCGTGCTGACCGTCGGCACGGTCGGCTGCACCCCGGGCAAGGCCCTCTTCCGGCTGCGCGTCATCTCGGAGAGCGGCGGCCGCCTCGCCCCCGGCTGGGTCCTGGTCCGCAGCGTCCTGCTCTGCCTCGTCATCCCCGCCCTGATCTGGGACCGCGACGGCCGGGGTCTGCATGACCGCCTGTCCCGGTCCGTGCAGGTGAGGGTCTAG
- a CDS encoding metallophosphoesterase, producing the protein MIVIAHLSDTHIDTGQADGGRSIDRTRAVMEYLNSLPYDLDAVIATGDIADHATPSEYEAARKLLTTTRHPLLTCPGNHDERAAYREHFLGEPPSTAPINTAPINTAHVTETFTLALCDTSVPGEDHGRLDDGTLDWLSTLLAETPPTRPVLIGFHHPPVPLNTPYVDGIRQFDEDRLADLTTRHPNVTAFLAGHAHTPAATTFADRPLLVAPGVVSTLRLPWEPQSHPTHHVHRDLPPAVAFHVLDDTGRLTTHYRTVL; encoded by the coding sequence GTGATCGTGATCGCGCACCTGAGCGACACCCACATAGACACCGGGCAGGCGGACGGCGGCCGCAGCATCGACCGCACCCGGGCGGTCATGGAGTACCTGAACAGCCTCCCGTACGACCTGGACGCAGTCATCGCCACCGGCGACATCGCGGACCACGCGACCCCGTCCGAGTACGAGGCGGCCCGCAAACTTCTCACCACCACCCGGCATCCGCTGCTGACCTGCCCCGGCAACCACGACGAGCGCGCCGCGTACCGCGAACACTTCCTGGGCGAGCCGCCGAGCACGGCCCCGATCAACACGGCCCCGATCAACACGGCTCATGTCACGGAGACCTTCACGCTGGCCCTGTGCGACACATCGGTACCCGGCGAGGACCACGGCCGACTGGACGACGGAACCCTGGACTGGCTGTCCACGCTCCTCGCCGAAACCCCGCCCACCCGCCCTGTCCTGATCGGCTTCCACCACCCGCCGGTCCCGCTCAACACGCCCTACGTGGACGGCATCCGCCAGTTCGACGAGGACCGGCTGGCGGACCTGACGACACGCCACCCGAACGTCACGGCGTTCCTGGCGGGCCACGCGCACACGCCAGCGGCGACAACGTTCGCCGACCGCCCCCTCCTGGTGGCCCCAGGAGTGGTGTCGACCCTCCGCCTCCCCTGGGAACCCCAGTCCCACCCCACCCACCACGTCCACCGAGACCTGCCCCCGGCGGTGGCGTTCCACGTCCTGGACGACACAGGCCGCCTGACGACGCACTACCGCACCGTTCTCTAG
- a CDS encoding DUF4191 domain-containing protein: protein MARKESTAADAAAEPGRLKQIALTYKMTRRADSKIGLIIAAVGIVTFGVFLAIGFWVDHPIYLGILGFLLAFLAMAIVFGRRAERAAFGQMEGQPGAAAAVLDKIGRGWTTTPAVAMNRSQDVVHRTVGKAGIVLVAEGNPNRVKSLLASEKKKMARIVADVPVHDVIVGTTEGTVSLKKLRTTLLKLPRVLSGPQVTATNDRLRAMGDLMSNMPLPKGPMPKGMRMPRGGPKAK from the coding sequence ATGGCGAGGAAGGAATCCACCGCGGCGGATGCGGCCGCGGAGCCAGGGCGACTCAAGCAGATCGCTCTGACCTACAAGATGACCCGGCGGGCCGACTCCAAAATCGGTCTCATCATCGCGGCTGTGGGAATCGTCACCTTTGGTGTCTTCCTCGCGATCGGCTTCTGGGTCGATCACCCGATCTACCTGGGCATCCTCGGCTTCCTGCTCGCCTTCCTCGCGATGGCGATCGTCTTCGGACGCAGGGCCGAGCGGGCCGCCTTCGGTCAGATGGAGGGCCAGCCCGGTGCGGCGGCCGCGGTGCTCGACAAGATCGGCCGCGGCTGGACGACGACCCCCGCGGTCGCGATGAACCGCAGCCAGGACGTGGTGCACCGCACCGTCGGCAAGGCCGGCATCGTCCTGGTCGCCGAGGGCAACCCGAACCGCGTGAAGAGCCTGCTGGCCTCCGAGAAGAAGAAGATGGCCCGCATCGTGGCGGACGTCCCGGTCCACGACGTCATCGTCGGCACGACGGAGGGCACGGTCTCCCTCAAGAAGCTCCGCACGACGCTGCTGAAGCTCCCCCGCGTCCTGTCGGGCCCGCAGGTCACGGCGACGAACGACCGCCTGCGCGCGATGGGCGACCTGATGTCGAACATGCCGTTGCCGAAGGGGCCGATGCCGAAGGGCATGCGGATGCCGCGCGGCGGCCCGAAGGCGAAGTAG
- a CDS encoding LysE family translocator: MDTATVAAFLAVDLLLIFTPGADWAYAITAGLRDRSVVPAVAGLIAGYAGYTLLAVAGLVVIVASSATVLTVLTVAGAGYLVWLGWGVVRAPVAPSAAASTSGGEAAVGSASAWQVALKGAGTSGLNPKALLLYFALFPQFIDSASDWPVAAQTGLLGTLHMTACAVVYLGVGVLARTVLKARPSAARVVTRASGAMMILIGGFLLVEQVMEQLGG; encoded by the coding sequence ATGGATACGGCGACAGTGGCGGCCTTTCTCGCGGTGGATCTGCTGCTGATCTTCACGCCGGGCGCGGACTGGGCGTACGCGATCACCGCGGGGCTTCGGGACCGGTCCGTCGTTCCCGCGGTCGCCGGGCTCATAGCCGGGTACGCGGGGTACACGCTGCTCGCCGTCGCCGGGCTCGTGGTGATCGTGGCCAGTTCGGCGACCGTTCTTACGGTGCTCACCGTTGCGGGGGCCGGATATTTGGTGTGGCTGGGGTGGGGGGTGGTCAGGGCGCCCGTCGCGCCAAGCGCGGCGGCGAGTACGTCGGGCGGTGAGGCGGCGGTCGGGTCGGCCTCCGCGTGGCAGGTCGCCCTCAAAGGTGCCGGGACCAGTGGGCTCAATCCCAAGGCGCTGCTGCTGTACTTCGCGCTGTTTCCGCAGTTCATCGACTCCGCGAGCGACTGGCCCGTCGCCGCGCAGACCGGGTTGCTCGGCACGCTCCACATGACGGCCTGCGCCGTCGTCTACCTCGGTGTCGGCGTGCTGGCGCGGACCGTGCTGAAGGCCCGGCCGTCCGCCGCGCGGGTGGTGACCCGGGCCTCCGGTGCCATGATGATCCTCATCGGCGGGTTCCTTCTGGTGGAACAGGTGATGGAGCAGCTGGGCGGCTGA
- the glnA gene encoding type I glutamate--ammonia ligase, whose product MFQNADDAKKYIADEDVKFVDVRFCDLPGVMQHFTIPAAAFDPDEELAFDGSSIRGFQAIHESDMALRADLSTARVDPFRRDKTVNINFFIHDPITGEQYSRDPRNVAKKAEAYLASTGIADTAYFGPEAEFYVFDNVRFQTSANESFYHIDSEAGAWNTGAVENNRGYKVRYKGGYFPAPPVDHFADLRAEISLELDKNGLQVERQHHEVGTAGQAEINYKFNTLLAAADDLMLFKYIVKNVAWRNQKTATFMPKPIFGDNGSGMHVHQSLWSGGDPLFYDEQGYAGLSDTARYYIGGILKHAPSLLAFTNPTVNSYHRLVPGFEAPVNMVYSQRNRSAAMRIPITGSNPKAKRVEFRAPDPSSNPYLAFSALLLAGLDGVKNKIEPPEPIDKDLYELAPEEHANVAQVPTSLPAVLDALEADNEYLQAGGVFTSDLIETWIDYKRTNEIAPIQLRPHPHEFELYFDL is encoded by the coding sequence TTGTTCCAGAACGCCGACGACGCGAAGAAGTACATCGCTGACGAGGACGTGAAGTTCGTCGACGTCCGATTCTGCGACCTGCCCGGTGTGATGCAGCACTTCACGATCCCGGCGGCGGCGTTCGACCCGGACGAGGAGCTCGCCTTCGACGGTTCGTCGATCCGCGGCTTCCAGGCCATCCACGAGTCCGACATGGCGCTCCGCGCCGACCTGTCGACGGCGCGCGTGGACCCGTTCCGCCGGGACAAGACCGTCAACATCAACTTCTTCATCCACGACCCGATCACGGGCGAGCAGTACAGCCGTGACCCGCGCAACGTCGCGAAGAAGGCCGAGGCGTACCTGGCCTCGACCGGCATCGCCGACACGGCGTACTTCGGCCCGGAGGCCGAGTTCTACGTCTTCGACAACGTCCGCTTCCAGACGTCGGCGAACGAGAGCTTCTACCACATCGACTCCGAGGCGGGCGCCTGGAACACCGGTGCGGTCGAGAACAACCGCGGCTACAAGGTCCGCTACAAGGGTGGTTACTTCCCGGCCCCGCCGGTCGACCACTTCGCGGACCTGCGCGCGGAGATCTCCCTCGAGCTGGACAAGAACGGCCTCCAGGTCGAGCGCCAGCACCACGAGGTCGGCACGGCCGGCCAGGCGGAGATCAACTACAAGTTCAACACGCTGCTCGCCGCGGCCGACGACCTGATGCTCTTCAAGTACATCGTGAAGAACGTCGCCTGGCGCAACCAGAAGACCGCGACCTTCATGCCGAAGCCGATCTTCGGCGACAACGGCTCGGGCATGCACGTCCACCAGTCCCTGTGGTCCGGCGGCGACCCCCTCTTCTACGACGAGCAGGGCTACGCGGGCCTCTCGGACACCGCGCGCTACTACATCGGCGGCATCCTGAAGCACGCCCCGTCGCTCCTCGCCTTCACCAACCCGACGGTGAACTCGTACCACCGCCTGGTGCCCGGCTTCGAGGCCCCGGTCAACATGGTCTACTCGCAGCGCAACCGCTCCGCCGCGATGCGTATCCCGATCACGGGCTCGAACCCGAAGGCGAAGCGGGTCGAGTTCCGCGCGCCGGACCCGTCCTCCAACCCGTACCTCGCCTTCTCGGCGCTGCTCCTCGCGGGCCTCGACGGCGTCAAGAACAAGATCGAGCCGCCGGAGCCGATCGACAAGGACCTCTACGAGCTCGCCCCCGAGGAGCACGCGAACGTCGCCCAGGTCCCGACGTCCCTCCCCGCGGTCCTCGACGCCCTCGAGGCGGACAACGAGTACCTCCAGGCCGGCGGCGTCTTCACGTCCGACCTGATCGAGACGTGGATCGACTACAAGCGGACGAACGAGATCGCCCCGATCCAGCTCCGCCCGCACCCGCACGAGTTCGAGCTCTACTTCGACCTCTAA